One Primulina tabacum isolate GXHZ01 chromosome 10, ASM2559414v2, whole genome shotgun sequence DNA segment encodes these proteins:
- the LOC142505701 gene encoding uncharacterized protein LOC142505701, with protein MSLKKLRASGSEKTLSHEEEQYKINEIRKLIGPIASKIPMQCSDASILRFLEARNWNTKKASKMLKETLKWRMEYKPEKIRWEDVAREAETGKLYRANYLDNFGRTVLVMRPGFENTNSVEGQIKYLVYCMENAILSINGGEAQMVWLIDFQQWNISSISVKVTRETARILQDRYPERLGVAILYNPPKVFESFWMMVKPFLEHKTYKKVKFVYSDQPQSMKIMETLFDKKKLESAFGGDSTDNFDFEAYAKRMNDAEMQKSDAKSLDDASPSDQISITSESQQSDLLSDIGSEASDEDDPLPYNNEASSELENLDQMASLNIQSKNENDNSQEAKN; from the exons atgtcGTTGAAGAAGCTGCGAGCGAGtggttctgaaaagactctgTCACATGAAGAAGAACAATATAAG ATCAATGAGATTAGGAAATTAATTGGCCCTATTGCAAGCAAAATTCCGATGCAATGTTCTGATGCATCAATATTAAGGTTTCTTGAAGCAAGGAACTGGAATACAAAGAAAGCTAGCAAGATGTTGAAAGAAACCCTGAAGTGGCGTATGGAGTACAAGCCTGAGAAGATCCGATGG GAGGATGTTGCTCGTGAAGCTGAGACAGGGAAACTCTACCGAGCCAACTATCTTGATAACTTTGGAAGGACTGTACTTGTCATGAGACCTGGATTTGAG AATACAAACTCTGTAGAAGGGCAAATCAagtacttagtttattgcatggAAAATGCCATATTGAGCATTAATGGAGGCGAAGCGCAGATGGTATGGCTAATAGACTTCCAACAGTGGAACATTAGTAGCATATCAGTGAAGGTAACTCGAGAAACAGCACGTATATTGCAGGATCGATATCCTGAAAGGCTTGGCGTTGCCATTCTCTACAATCCCCCAAAAGTATTTGAATCCTTTTGGATG ATGGTGAAACCATTTCTCGAGCATAAGACATACAAGAAAGTAAAGTTTGTGTACTCAGACCAACCCCAGAGTATGAAGATAATGGAAACACTATTCGACAAGAAGAAACTGGAGTCGGCCTTTGGTGGGGATAGCACTGATAATTTCGACTTCGAAGCTTATGCCAAGCGCATGAACGACGCAGAGATGCAGAAATCTGATGCCAAGAGTCTTGATGATGCATCACCATCTGATCAAATAAGCATCACTTCAGAATCACAGCAGTCGGATTTGTTGTCAGACATTGGTTCAGAAGCGTCTGATGAAGACGATCCATTACCATATAACAATGAAGCATCTTCTGAGTTGGAAAATCTTGATCAAATGGCAAGTTTGAACATTCAGAGCaaaaatgaaaatgataatAGCCAAGAAGCAAAAAACTGA